In Alligator mississippiensis isolate rAllMis1 chromosome 9, rAllMis1, whole genome shotgun sequence, the genomic stretch AGTAGAGTAAGAATTGCAGGCTGGGCTTGTAAACTGGGAGGCTGATAGAGCAGAAGTTGAGGGGCTATGGTCAGGCCCCAAAGATGGGAAGAGCAAACTGTCTCTGTGCTCCAGaacgtgtgcacgtgtgtgtgcagtATAGCTTaggtggaggggtggggtagCCTGTGTCTGTgaatgtgcatatatgtgtgcagggtgtgtatgtgtgcaaaGGGGTAGCCTGTGTgtgagaggtggggagggagcctgtggaAACAGCACCATAGAGCCACCTAGAGAACAGCCCTGTTGGCTGGGCTCTTGAAAAAGCTGGTGATGAGAGGCAGACCCCAGGGTCCCAGTAACCAGTCAGTATCTCCTTTGACTGTTTTGTAGGTATCTGGCATGCACAGGGCAGGCTGAGTTGTGGGACTGGATCACCAGCATCCTGAAAGCTCAGGTGGGTGAGAACTGCCATGCCAAGCCCACAGagagcctgggcagggctggggttcagCAATGCCAAGCACTAACATGTCTCGTGATGCCATGCAGCATGATGATCTGCGCTCAGTGATCCTACGGCGGCGCTCCTCCTCTGACCTCTccaaacagaagtttggcaccaTGCCACTGGTCCCTTTGCGAGGAGACAGCACTGACACTACCATGCTCTCTGCCAACCAGACCCTGGTAAGATAGCACCAAGGCTTAGCAGGGCCCTGCAACCCTGTGTTCCATGCCCACTGGGCCATCCCAACCTCAAGAGCACTTCCTGTCCAACTGTAGGCAGACACAGGGGGAGAGCAAGTGAAACATGCCTgtgagcagctgtggcagtgtgtgcagcagcactgtGTCTGTGTGGGTGCTCTGTGCCTGTGTGCGAGCAGGCCATATATGTGCTTGCAGGAGTACCACTCTGCGTAAAGCGTTCGCAAATTGTGTATAGCAGTGTGGTGCACTTTGCCCACGTGTTGAGTTTTGTTTCCCCCAGAGCTCTTTGCAGCCCTGGCGCTGTTCTGTGTTGTTAGGTGCTTAttctctcccccatctccctctGTTTCCAGCGTCGCCTGCACAATCGAAGGACTTTGTCCATGTTCTTTGTAAGTATCTGCATGTCTGATGCATATTCATGCAGGGGTTTACAGCCTTTAAGGATCATCTACAACAGCAGGGAGAACCTGGTGATTGGGGGTTTTGGAAATGGGGGCCTATTTGCAAAGCCCAGCCCTTATATTGTGACTTAGTCACAGTGATCATTTAAAGAGCAGTCTGGCCCACTAGTTGCGGGGTGGCCCCTCCAGTGCTGATCTGAGGGTGCTCAGTGCAACACAATTGGCCAAAGCCTGGGCAGAGTTTGGGGAAATTGCCCTGAGGAGTATCATTAGCTATTGTCTCATGGTCTTGCTCAAGGACTGAGGGACCATACTGGTGCCCTGTCTAAGCTGTAGACTGTGGCACCCTGAATTCCTGGCCTCTtgcttgagcagggggttccTCTTTGCTTGCTGCTCTTGCTTGCTGTGTGGTGTTCTGCATGCTGAGGAATTACTGTCCCACCCCACCCTAGCAGTAGGCAAGGAGATACCATCCAGGGAACACAAGGCAGAAATCTGCTCCACTCTACACTATGAGGCAGCTGCTCCTAACATTTCTGACAGTCTCTACTGGGGCTGAGATGCCATGTACTCAGTCTGCATTGGTCAAAGGGGATATCTTTGGTGTGCACTATAGAAGGAAAATAAGCTGTCAGTGAGGAAAACTCTCTTGCCTCTCTATTTACTCATCTCACTAGAGCCAGATAACCCTATCAAGCTCCCTATGGCTACATCTAGTGAGCATGCCCAATGACTGGAACTGTTGAGTTGCCTCTGACCCTGTAAGTCCTGCTCTGTGTGGTTTCCACTCTGCCCTGAGTACATGCTCAGGTTTCCAGGGAAGTGCTGGGCAACTAAGGccatgcagcagagctgggctgggagaggcagaGGCGGAAGCATGCCCTATTGCTTGACTTTGGTGCAAAATGCTGTCACAACACAGCCACTGGGTGTGATGCAGCAGTTCTGCTGGGTGCCACTGCTACAAAAGGTAGGAACATGTCAAGCACTGGAATTGAACTGTGCCTACTTCTGTGGAATAGCCACTAGACTGAGACTGAAACACTGTGCAACACCCAAACCACATGTGGCCCCAGGAGTGGGGAATTGCTATCCCTCACTGCCATATGTGCTGTGACCCAGAGTGGTTGGGCTGATGCACCCCTGCCTCTTCTGCTGTCAGGTTTCCTGACCCAGTGGAACAGCTCCAGCTTCAGTGTCTTCTCCTAGGGCCTATCTATACTGCAGCAGTTGTATATTGCAGCCACACTAGTGTTGAGTACACCTTACCCACCCATGCCTACAGGTGTAGCTGTTCTTGGATGCTCCCCTGTACCCACCCTCAAGCACTCTACAGAATGAGGTCTTGGAAATGGCTACAGAGGGAGGGCCCTGATCAGCCTTACCAGCATATGCCTTAGTCTGGAGCATCTCAAtaagggcaggggtaggcatGCTTGAGAATGACCAGGCCAGGATACACCACTACCAAGGTGTTAAAAAGCCCTTACAGCTGCATGAATAGATGCTTTTGCCATAGTCTGTTCCCACAGCTGGTGAGCTGAGACTGGGGCAGGATCTGGTGATTCAGAGAGAGCGAGAGAAGGaagaccatttgacctagtccaGCCTGGCCTTACCCCATGCTCCATCTAAGGCTAAGAGCCTTCTGGGGAGCAGCTGACTAGAGATTATGTTCTGAACAGCCCAGAACAGATCCATCACAGTTCAAGCCCTTGTCTGGGGAAGGTGCAGAGCTGGTGGCTGAAGAGACCAGGGAGTGATGCTGGGCTGAGAGAAGTCTCTTCCTGTCTGACTGTGatgtggggaagagaagactgtaCCGATGGGGGGATTCCTGCCAATGCAAATCAGCCACAGGAATTGAGCAAGTCTGGGAAGCCCACTTAAGGCCAACATCTGCTGGGCTTAGGGCAACAACATGGCCTTATGCTCCCTTCCCTGGCAGAGAAAGGTACAGGAGAAGGCATCTCTCACAAAGggcctgcctcccactgctgcagctgcctcctgctcATTTGGTTCCCCTGCTGTTGTGCAGGTGGCTAGGAAGTTTGGTCACCTAATGTCTGTACCTGCTTTCCACCTGCCAGGACCCATGGGGAGGGATCAGACCTGCACAGCATTCCCCAAAGTTCCAggctctctgctgctagggcaCAGACAAGACCTCCAGGCTCAAGGCAGATAGACTGGGGAAAGGAATGGCATCTAACCATGGAGGAAGAACTGTATCCCAGAAAATGTTCTCTGAGTCTGGGGTTCTATCACACATCTAGCCCCTAATCTCTCTCCCTTGCCAGCCCATGAAAATGCATCAGGACTCACTGgatgagcagcaggagaaggaagcaGCAGATGCAGAGCCTGTCTATGAGGAGGTGGGCAACTTCCCTACACTGTCCCCGCTGGAGCTGGACAAAGGCCTCCTGGCTGCGCTGTCCCAGGTGCCTGCTGTGGACAGATCCGTGAAACCAACCCTGTTCTCAGAGCAGTCTCAGCACCCAGCACTTCGCTCCTCACTGCCTCCAAGCCCAGGCCAAAAGGTGTCCAGCATGCCCTTTACTAAGGCACTTTCCCTTGAAAGAGGCCTCAACCTGGAGTCTGAAAAGGCCCTGTACCACACCAGATCATCTGGGCTCAGACCTACCAAAACAGCTTCCCTTGAGAGAAATCTAGAGCCATCCCAAGTACTACCTGCCTTGGCAcaggagcaggaggcagagcagaaaCAGCCTCTAGTGCTAGAGCCCTTGTTTGGCAAGGCACCCCCTCCAGAGGCCTCCAAGAAGATCAGCCATCTGCCTTCACCCATCAATGATAAGCTGATGCAGGAGCTGAGCAGCGTCAtcctcaggaagaatgagggCCAGGGCCCTGAGCTTGGGCCAGGCCAGCAGATCACGTGATTTCCACTGCTGGACAGGAGGACATGTGACCTTGggtggcagagcagaggcagcaggtcaTATGACTAGTAGCAGTAGATACAAGGTCTGGGGTAAATGGACCTGTCATGTGGCACCTGAGTGCTCCCTTGTGGACcatttctgcctcctgccacaaCCCCAGGAGCCAAATCAAGAGTGAGTATTTGAGACTAGAGGAGGCATCAGCTTCCCTGGCCTTTGGATTGGAATTCCTGAGACATGCTGTGTCGGATCAGATCtgcagggaaagagggaagatAACTGCCACTGTTAGCAGCTGTCAGTTGTGCCCCTCAAATGTCTGCACCTGAGCAGTGTCTGTTAGTTACAACATTGTACCTGCAGAAGGGAGCCATGATGGCTTAGTTATCCCTCAACCTCATGGTCCACGTAGGAAGATGTGTACACAAAGATGTATATCTTTATGATAAAGGTGCATATCTTTATCACAAGCATCACACAGGATAAGTGCAGAGCACCACAGCTACAATTGTTGAAGAGCCTGGAGCAGTGGAAAGCATTGCAGAGCCAGACCCAGAAACAGAGAagttcctgggggtgggggaacaggagCTACATCACAACAAGTCTGCAGAACTGGCATTACATATGCAGAGGGAGCTGCATATGCACGGTCTCAATGTGTGGGTGCATGGCTTTAACATGCAGGATGCTTGTATGAGGAATGGGTGCATCTGTATACATGTGCATGTAATTCCAGTGTGTATGTTGCCTATGTGCCTGTCAGCCTTCCAGAGGGGCTTACTTTGTTCTAGACAGAGGTAGACAGGGCTAGTGGGAAAATGGAAGTGGCAGCACTGCTAAAGCCCATCTTCTTAATTACTATTACCCAGACCCCACAGGTGGTCTGTGGAGGCTGTGTCCAGAAGAAGGGCTGCCTTATAGCATTAGAACTCATCCtaagcagagagaaaaaggaaaaagtagAGTCAAGTTTGGAAAGCATCGTGGCAATCAAGTACCCCTCTCTGCTGCTCTGCAATGTTCTGACCTGTGTCTTGTTGCCACTCCATATGTATTATAGTATCTGTATATACTTTTTAtatgctgcctgggacagggccaGGGGACATGCACTGTCCCTGGGCAGGAAAAGCACCATCTGGGAGATGGGGACCTTTATAACAGAGGATGAAACTCGCTCTGTTCCAGAATATTTATATCTGTTTCCTCCACCTTCCATTTGAATAAAGTCTTTGTACCTCCAGACAATATGATTATTGCACATtgacttggtgggggaggggaagcagttaACAGATATGGCTGAAGCAAGAATGGGGAAGGGGTGatgagggcaggggctgaggcatgAAAATGATGGGCAGAACCAACAGGAAGAATGTAAATGGTGCATGGGAACCAGGCTGGTGTGTCAGCCCAGCAACATGGGCtggtggagagaagcagaggcCCCTCTGGGCAGCCTATGGGAGAAGTGATCATTTAATTACTTGACTAAATATGAGCTGAGGTGCCTGAGTTGGGTTGTGAGCCTAAAATCAGCTTTATGATTCTGGGTGGTCCTACATAAGTTGACTCACCCTTTTGGGTGACCCACCTTTACAATAGAGATAAGTAGCTTAGTAGGGACTGGAGTTGCTCCCTTCCCAACTTCTGAAGGCACAGGGAACGCAACTGCTTTTGTGTAGAGGGAGCATTGGGAATGCTACTGTGTGCAGGGtctcagcagcacatgctgcttttttttgcctCAAGCACTGTGGGATTTTCAACCTGCAGGCCATTCACTGCATCCAGAGCAATAGGCTGGCTGTGTAGCAAGGGTAGGGAATGGCCAGAACAGCAACCAGACTATGCTAACCTTCATGGTAATTGAGCTCTCCTGGGGGTCTAGGTTGCGGTACATCAGGTGCATTTGGTGTTGCAAAGCCATTTGTTTCCATCTTTGAGAGGTCACCCACATTCCTAAGGCCTCAGCCAGTCTCCTAGCCTTCTGCTTGCCCAGCTTGGAGGGGACTGCCAACTCTTATGGCACAGAAATGGCACCAGGTATTTTCTTAGGCTGGTGGATCCATGCCATCTCACTGCCTATCTAGCTTGCTAGCTGCCCTGTATGCTGTTCTATAAGAGCCTTGCCTCCATCTCAAGGCCATGTCATGGGTTGCTACTGATAGGCAAGGTGCCCAGGTAGCTGGTAGCTGCTGTGGTAGGAGAAATTGGGTCCAGCTTGTACCTACAGACTAGAAAGCAGCGGGAGAGCTGTTTCTGGAAAATGCAGTGCCAAGCAAAGTGTCTGGGGCTTTTTTTGTCTGAGGAACTGATCTTAGTATCAACTGTGAAGGTCTTGTGCTCTGTGGTCAGACATGCCTCATGGTGTGCAACAGGGGAAGCCCAAGTTTCTCTAAGAAGTGTCCTTCTCTGTAGGAAGCAGCCCTGTGAGAACTGAGCTGGATTTCATGCCTCATGCTCTGTGGCTTTGGTTTCCAGGAGAGGCAACAGCTGAGGAATCAGTTAAGATGAGGCAGGAGTTCATATAAAAGCCTCATCACTGAAACAGTGACTCCTGTATGAAGGGTGGTTGCCCATTCCTTCCCACAACACCTTGGGCTGATCAGGAGGGGAGGTTGCGGGTGTGCCATTGGAAGACAGTGGTATTGTGCATGTTCCACATTCCTGCTAGAGAGGTGAGGGGCAAAGTGCAGGATGAAGATCACAGTGGCCTACATGCCACACCAGGGTCCCTGAGGAACAGCAGGGAACTGGAGGTCATGGAAGGAGCTACACAAGGCCTTAGCAGGGTaaaagcggggggagggggggcagtttGTGCTCACAGTGGTGGGTGATCACAGAGCTGAAACAGGTGAACTATGGCAGGGATCAGGAACCTAGGAACTGGATCTGCCCTGGAGCCTGGGGTCTTTGGTGACATTCAGCGGCAGGAGACTTCTCCCATACCACACCATGGTGGGCAaccaggagaagcagtggtgatgACCAGGTCCTAGTACTTGCCCACTTTGGATCCAAGCTGGGTCATCCCAGCCTGCCACTGGAAAACCATTGCTGACCCTTGCTATGGTCATGGAGTTGAGGGCCCAGGTGGGACCCAGGGACCATCCCCAAACTGAGTCCCCGGACCAGTCATGTAGGGGGAGCAGGTGTAGCTCACAGTGCTCGAGGAACAGGTCTCTAGTGAACAGTTATGCCACGAGACTTCCTGGAGAGGAAAGGTTTCAACTGTAAATCAGTCACTGGAGAAGACAGAAACAGTAAAGGTAGAAATCACCTAGACTTTAGTTTTAAGAACCACAACTGATCAAACACTCCTGATTTGCTTTGAGCTCTTTTATTGGTGAAATTACAGTAATTTCCAAGCCATGCTCCAAGTGTCACCGCTGCACAATCTGCAGCCAGCCTGAAATGAGAGCTTGTGCTTCATCCGCCACACACAAACCTACCAATGCTGCAAACCACATCATGCTGTTCCATTACAACATAAGCACAGACTATTGTTTTTTGTTCCCATGATTTCAAGCTGCTTCATCAGGTGCTGCTCCACAATGCAGGCACAGATTGTCAGTACATGACACACTGAATCATGAATGTGGGCTGAGTGCAGGGTATGAACTGAAAACCAGAACAAGAGCCTGCAGCCCACTAAATGGGTTACTCTTTCTGTGTTCCCAAGTAACTCTGCAAACATCGGTGTCTGAACACGCAAGAAGCAACACCAGCTCTGACCACAGAGACTGTAAGGCCCTTCCTGCAGGGGCAGAATCCAGCTGCATGGAGTCTGTGGGGTCTGGCAGTGACATGGAACTTGTGTCCAAGCAGAATGGAGTCCAGTCATTGTGtgccagatggggcaactgattATACAGGCAGAGCCGAGGAGGATTCAGAGTCACACTGGGATTACTGCTTACAGGCTCCTTTGCCGCATCTCCTATTGCATTCTGCCCACCTCTTGCATGAAGCATGACTGACCACTGGGGCTAATTTGTTTGAGTCCTCCACACAAAAAGGTAAAGGAAGAACAAGGCAAGACCAACTATAATGGCTCTAGGGGACCACCTCTGCCCCAACCTAGGGCTGGCTCTGTTCGCTGGACCTCAGAGGCAGCACTAGGTTCTCACAGGCCCTGGCCAAAGAGGCCTTGTCTTGCTGTCTCCAGGGGCAACAAACCATGGACCCGAGTTGGGCCCGGAAATCCCGGGAGATATAAAAGTAGATGAAGGGGTCAAAGCAGTTGTTGAAGGCGCTGAGAGCCAGTGCTAAAACATAATGGATGTAGGCGTCATTGCGGGACGAGGATGTGCCCTGTAGGTAGTGGGAAAAGAGCAGCACATTGCTGGGGGTGAAGCACAGGGCAAAAACCAGTAGCACAAGGACCAGAACTCGCACCACATGACCATAATGCCCCCTCGTGGCAAGCAGATGTGCCAGCACACAGCCATAGGAGAAGACAATAATCACAAAGGGGAGTACAAACCCCAGAACTACCAGCGTAGGAAAGTAGTAGGCCAGGTACTGGGTTTCTGTGGACTGCTCCAAGAAGTCATGGCAAGTGGTGATGTTCAGCTGCGGGACATGCTGTGAATGGTGGATGAGCAGCAGTGGACTCATACCCAGCCCTATGGCCAGCCATACCCCGATACAGATGCCTACTGTGCCACATACTCGCTCAGAGCCTCTCCAGATGAATGGGTGCACCAGTGAGACATACCGATCCAAGCTGATGCAGGTGAGGAAAAGGATAGAGCTGTACATGTTTCCATAGAAGAGGGTGACAAGGGCCCGGCATGCATATTCCCCGAAGAGCCAATTGTTGCCCAGCAGGTGGTATGAGATCTTGAAGGGCAGTAGGAGGACAAAGAGCAGGTCAGCACCTGCCAGGTTCAGCAGGAAAAGGGTGGAGGCACACTTCTTGGTCTTGGTGGCCAGGACCCAAAAGGCCATGGCATTGGCTGGCAGCCCAACTAGAAGTACCAGAGTGTAGAGCATGGGGAGGAGGCGCGTGGTCACTGTACCATTGAGATGGTCCTCTGGGGAGGCACAGCGGCATGTGAAATTCCTACCCGTTTCCTTGCAATTGGAGATACGGGTCAGGGCTCGGCCTTTTGATACTCTTTTCTCTGTGGGGACATGATAGGAAAGTGGGTTAGGGCACTCTGTGGATCTGCATTCCAGGAACATGACACACTGCATGTGGACTGCCTGCATGCCTCCCTAGGCATGGGTCTGGTGGGCACACCAGCTACCTGCACTCTGCTAATCCCCAGCAGGGGTTGTGCACAAGTAGGAGGGCTTTTGGCCTTTCTGAGAGAGATTAAGCAAGAGGGAGATCTCTGAAAAATCCCCATTTTGCAGAGACATATCCAAGGTACAGAGAAAGCAAGAGGCTTTCTGGGGCTGTAGACAATGAGAAGGAAAAACAGGACCTGGGAGTCCTAAACCACAAGACTGTCCTGTCCATCCCTGTATGAAGCCACTAGATGGCAGTGGTCTAGCACATCCCTGTTGGAGCTGAAGGTTTGTGGATCCAGTCAAGGGTGCACCTAGGTTATGCTCTGCGTGGCTAATGAATATTGTAATTCCAGTGTAGCCCCTTTTGGcaacagtgggagctgccctagccccctgccactgcctaaAATACACTAAAGCAGCTGAGCCTGGGCAGAAGGATGGGAAAGGGAGGCTTTGGAAATATCAGTTCCTCCTCCAGCTCACCAAGCAAGAGCAGCTTCTGATAGGGCAGCTCTATGTTCATCATTTTGAGTTGGGGGAAACAATGAATCTTCCTCCAGCTCAATATTTGGGGCACTTACAGGTAAGTGATGCCCTGGGGTGCACAAGCCCTGCTAGAGACCCCAACTCCCCAACTCCATTTTAATTATGAAGGCAAGCAGCCTGAATGCAAAGAATTGCCTGAGTCCCAGGACTGGATCAGAAGCTCT encodes the following:
- the LOC102569898 gene encoding proteinase-activated receptor 3: MMHLQSSQWSKALCMSLLLTCTCLCWAEQCPTEKRVSKGRALTRISNCKETGRNFTCRCASPEDHLNGTVTTRLLPMLYTLVLLVGLPANAMAFWVLATKTKKCASTLFLLNLAGADLLFVLLLPFKISYHLLGNNWLFGEYACRALVTLFYGNMYSSILFLTCISLDRYVSLVHPFIWRGSERVCGTVGICIGVWLAIGLGMSPLLLIHHSQHVPQLNITTCHDFLEQSTETQYLAYYFPTLVVLGFVLPFVIIVFSYGCVLAHLLATRGHYGHVVRVLVLVLLVFALCFTPSNVLLFSHYLQGTSSSRNDAYIHYVLALALSAFNNCFDPFIYFYISRDFRAQLGSMVCCPWRQQDKASLARACENLVLPLRSSEQSQP